A genomic region of Rhizobium sp. NXC24 contains the following coding sequences:
- a CDS encoding DUF1178 family protein: protein MIRYSLRCDSAHEFEGWFSESADFDRQVASGFLTCPVCNSGAISKLLMAPSVSTARKKEELQTLAMDTARKEALNKLKEAVDAIKANAEDVGTKFPEEARKIHYGEADARGIIGKATPDEAQSLVEEGIEIAAIPVLPDDIN from the coding sequence TTGATCCGTTATTCGCTGAGATGTGACAGTGCCCATGAGTTCGAGGGCTGGTTTTCGGAAAGCGCCGACTTCGACCGGCAGGTTGCAAGCGGTTTCCTGACCTGCCCCGTCTGCAATTCAGGTGCGATCTCCAAACTTCTGATGGCGCCGTCGGTTTCCACCGCGCGCAAGAAGGAGGAGCTGCAGACGCTTGCCATGGACACTGCGCGCAAGGAAGCCTTGAACAAACTCAAGGAGGCCGTCGACGCCATCAAGGCGAATGCCGAGGACGTCGGCACGAAGTTCCCGGAAGAGGCCCGCAAGATCCACTACGGCGAGGCGGATGCGAGGGGCATCATCGGCAAGGCGACGCCGGACGAGGCGCAGTCGCTGGTCGAAGAGGGCATCGAGATCGCCGCTATCCCGGTATTGCCGGACGATATCAACTGA